In Quercus robur chromosome 11, dhQueRobu3.1, whole genome shotgun sequence, the following proteins share a genomic window:
- the LOC126707582 gene encoding protein trichome birefringence-like 12, which yields MPPKLISHLFPCLIFLTLLLLTFYFNLLSQTQPSPPCNLFEGKWVLDPTRQPLYNHTCPFHRNAWNCLKSQRQNMGLINSWKWVPESCTLPRVDPTRFLGLMRNRNIGFVGDSLNENFLVSFLCVLRVADMGAKKWKRKGAWKGAYFPKFNVTVAYHRAVLLAKYKWQPKQSTVGDQGGLKGIHRVDVDIPADDWVNITDFYDVLVFNTGHWWGYDKFPKERPLVFYHAGQPISPPLEMLDGLKLVLENMVSYIQKKVPSKTLKFWRLQSPRHFYGGEWNQNGSCLFNEPLKESQLDLWFDPSNNGVNKEARYLNHLIEEVLRGTEIQRLDLTHLSEFRADAHPAIWLGKKDAVAIWGQDCMHWCLPGVPDTWVDILSELIRYSLETGDEH from the exons ATGCCTCCTAAGCTCATCTCCCACCTCTTCCCATGTCTCATCTTCCTCACTCTCCTCCTCCTCACCTTCTACTTCAATCTCCTCTCTCAAACCCAACCCTCACCACCTTGTAACCTCTTCGAAGGCAAATGGGTCCTCGACCCGACCCGTCAACCTCTCTACAACCACACGTGCCCTTTTCACAGAAACGCATGGAACTGTCTCAAGAGCCAAAGACAAAACATGGGTCTCATCAATTCTTGGAAATGGGTACCCGAATCATGCACTTTGCCCCGGGTTGACCCGACCCGGTTCCTGGGTCTGATGAGGAACAGGAATATTGGGTTTGTTGGGGACTCACTGAATGAGAACTTTTTGGTGTCTTTCTTGTGTGTGCTTAGAGTGGCTGACATGGGTGCCAAGAAGTGGAAGAGGAAAGGTGCTTGGAAAGGTGCTTATTTTCCCAAGTTTAATGTCACTGTGGCCTATCACCGTGCTGTTTTGCTCGCCAAATACAA GTGGCAGCCAAAACAGTCAACAGTTGGCGATCAAGGTGGACTGAAAGGAATACATCGAGTTGACGTGGATATTCCTGCAGATGATTGGGTCAACATCACTGACTTCTATGATGTCCTTGTTTTCAATACTGGCCATTG GTGGGGCTATGATAAATTCCCTAAAGAGAGACCTCTTGTATTTTATCATGCTGGGCAACCGATATCTCCTCCCCTCGAGATGCTGGACGGACTTAAACTTGTTCTTGAGAATATGGTCTcctatatacaaaaaaaagttccaaGCAAGACACTCAAGTTCTGGCGTTTGCAATCACCTAGGCATTTTTATGGTGGTGAGTGGAATCAAAATGGTAGCTGCTTGTTCAATGAGCCACTGAAGGAATCCCAG CTTGACTTGTGGTTTGATCCCAGCAACAATGGTGTGAACAAAGAAGCAAGGTATCTGAATCATCTGATTGAAGAAGTTTTGCGAGGCACAGAGATTCAACGGCTTGACCTGACACATTTGAGTGAGTTCAGAGCAGATGCACACCCGGCAATTTGGTTGGGAAAGAAGGATGCAGTGGCAATATGGGGTCAGGACTGCATGCACTGGTGCTTACCTGGTGTCCCTGACACATGGGTTGATATCTTGTCAGAACTGATCCGTTATAGCTTGGAGACAGGGGATGAACATTGA